One Helianthus annuus cultivar XRQ/B chromosome 12, HanXRQr2.0-SUNRISE, whole genome shotgun sequence genomic region harbors:
- the LOC110894171 gene encoding protein TIFY 10A — protein MSTVAMTCNRLSSFLKDKGSLRDIGINATFDVNGKPESSSPMTETNKTTVDLLSKIESPVQMSEKTEKSINHLPQYVTVDSFCKPDDSSNKAVSGEVVEPKTAQMTIIYRGQVLVFDSISADKARDMMLAGGAFFDHQSQKRIPPSLSELEINESDLPIARRSSLHKFLSRRKDRATESAPYQLPSRLMAAPYKFDLNL, from the exons ATGTCTACTGTTGCGATGACGTGTAACCGATTGAGCTCGTTTCTGAAAGACAAAGGCAGTCTAAGAGATATCGGAATCAATGCAACTTTTGATGTCAACG GAAAACCAGAATCATCTTCGCCTATGACAGAGACGAACAAGACGACTGTTGATTTGTTAAGCAAAATAGAAAGTCCGGTCCAGATGTCGGAGAAAACAGAAAAATCTATAAATCATCTTCCTCAATACGTTACAGTAGATTCGTTCTGTAAGCCAGACGATTCGTCAAACAAAGCTGTTTCGGGTGAAGTGGTTGAACCGAAGACGGCACAAATGACTATTATATACAGAGGACAAGTATTGGTGTTTGATTCTATATCTGCTGATAAAGCCAGAGATATGATGTTAGCAGGTGGAGCTTTTTTTGATCATCAAAGCCAGAAACGAATTCCTCCATCTCTCTCGGAATTAGAAATAAACGAATCGGATTTGCCGATAGCGAGAAGATCGTCACTTCACAAGTTTTTATCGAGGAGGAAAGACAGAGCAACCGAAAGTGCTCCTTATCAGTTGCCGAGTCGGTTAATGGCAGCTCCTTATAAGTTTGATCTGAATCTGTAA